One Succinivibrio dextrinosolvens DNA window includes the following coding sequences:
- a CDS encoding AAA family ATPase has translation MTKKKIIVGMRSLTEIREKEGIYIDKTRFIDYLENNAGTSVPVILRPRRFGKSLTASMLHNYYDISKKNKFDKNFKGTWIYDHRTPLASSYYVIHFDFSDVSSDSKDVNYTFLTSVGSSIISFTNFYPDKGLTEEQLDYSLYNSATDLMQVFLDNFSKNAKEGEYLYVIIDEYDHFANEILTRDKEAFKDITSTAEGHEGLIKRFYALLKKYYRGEGNGAIDRFFITGVSSVSLDSVTSGFNIATNISLKPDCHEMIGFTHDELSDVIDETLDFTKLPDITKDQIMQIMEENFDGFAFSEDANESMFNSNLCLAYLDAIISRKRIPDPNKISLNDDAGKLRGMLNLCEDNVREEIVQAMFNKEPIDLKLPDKMNLNSTNYFDKAQMISLLYHLGYLTIDTENSQKKGITSFVIPNRVYENLFLDYCRMSIGYSADAYKDLSPMFEESADITPLIQIITEQIETKLNPQSLGKFTEMALQLICDSIINNSIYRKLSSYTEFYTGKGFADIFVKNTHPNGHYFLLELKYLHKKDDCKSAVDAKLAEAREEIEKYRDGAALKEKVGSHTLDCYAIVFVGSECRLCQKI, from the coding sequence ATGACAAAGAAAAAGATCATAGTAGGAATGCGTTCTCTAACCGAGATTAGAGAAAAAGAAGGCATTTATATAGATAAAACTCGTTTTATTGATTATCTTGAGAATAATGCTGGAACCAGTGTACCTGTAATCTTGCGCCCAAGACGTTTTGGCAAGAGTCTTACCGCAAGTATGCTGCATAATTACTACGATATCAGTAAAAAAAATAAGTTTGACAAAAATTTCAAAGGCACCTGGATTTATGATCACAGAACCCCTCTTGCCAGCTCCTATTATGTAATCCATTTTGATTTTTCTGATGTTTCTTCAGACTCAAAGGATGTCAACTATACATTTCTTACCTCTGTAGGCAGTTCCATTATATCTTTTACTAATTTCTATCCGGATAAAGGTCTCACAGAAGAACAGTTGGATTATTCTCTTTATAATAGCGCAACTGATTTAATGCAGGTTTTTCTGGACAATTTCTCGAAGAATGCAAAAGAAGGTGAATACCTGTATGTCATCATTGATGAATATGATCACTTTGCCAACGAGATTCTGACCAGAGATAAAGAAGCTTTTAAAGATATAACCTCAACCGCAGAAGGTCATGAAGGTCTCATCAAGAGATTCTATGCTCTGTTGAAAAAGTATTATAGAGGCGAGGGCAACGGTGCAATAGACAGATTCTTTATTACCGGTGTGTCATCTGTTTCTTTAGATTCTGTAACCTCAGGATTCAATATTGCAACCAACATCAGTTTAAAACCAGATTGTCATGAAATGATTGGTTTTACCCATGATGAGCTCTCAGATGTTATAGATGAGACTTTAGATTTTACAAAGCTTCCTGATATTACTAAAGATCAGATAATGCAGATTATGGAAGAGAACTTTGACGGTTTCGCCTTTTCGGAAGATGCCAATGAGTCAATGTTTAATTCCAATCTCTGTCTTGCTTATCTTGATGCTATTATTTCAAGAAAAAGAATTCCTGATCCAAATAAAATATCCCTTAATGATGATGCCGGTAAGCTAAGGGGAATGTTGAATCTCTGTGAGGATAATGTTAGAGAAGAAATAGTTCAGGCAATGTTCAATAAAGAGCCAATTGACTTAAAGCTTCCCGACAAGATGAATCTGAACAGTACCAATTATTTTGATAAAGCTCAGATGATATCTCTGCTTTATCACTTAGGCTATCTGACAATTGATACTGAAAATTCACAGAAAAAAGGTATAACCAGCTTTGTTATTCCAAATAGAGTCTATGAGAATCTGTTCTTAGACTACTGCCGCATGTCTATAGGCTACAGTGCAGATGCCTACAAAGATTTATCGCCAATGTTTGAAGAGTCTGCTGATATAACACCTCTAATACAGATAATCACAGAACAGATAGAGACCAAGCTAAATCCCCAGTCTCTGGGTAAATTTACAGAGATGGCTCTGCAGCTGATATGTGACAGTATCATCAATAACAGTATTTACAGAAAGCTTAGCTCCTACACTGAGTTTTATACAGGAAAAGGCTTTGCAGATATATTTGTAAAAAATACCCATCCTAACGGACACTATTTCCTTTTAGAACTTAAATATCTGCATAAAAAGGATGACTGCAAATCAGCAGTAGACGCAAAACTTGCTGAGGCCAGAGAGGAAATTGAAAAATACCGTGACGGTGCTGCGCTCAAGGAAAAAGTCGGTTCTCATACTCTTGACTGCTATGCCATAGTCTTTGTCGGCTCAGAGTGCAGATTGTGTCAGAAAATTTAA
- a CDS encoding metallophosphoesterase — MKGYDVIGDVHGCYDELCELLDKIGQSSERKLIFVGDLIDRGPKQKECVALVRELVEHHRALCIMGNHEYNAILKRLNLRLKKDLFSLPFCDFVNTDRDFYYDSIEWMKTLPLWLDLPSLGVVHACWNSRLMRILASYLDSEHRIKDDSFFAASSKNASGCTVTKIADAAEIILKGTELTLPEGEYFVDKDGKSRKEIRYKWWQSVTEETRYCDIALSVGDAVITDKKLGQIKGWIGKEPPKLIVVGHYWLRSRSPDNVTLEDAAFSDKVFCSDFSCVKSGRLAAIRVDLACDASVEKVWVESVASRS; from the coding sequence GTGAAAGGTTATGACGTTATAGGTGATGTTCACGGCTGTTATGATGAGCTTTGTGAACTTCTGGATAAAATCGGACAGTCCTCTGAGCGAAAGCTTATCTTTGTAGGAGATCTCATCGACCGCGGTCCTAAACAGAAGGAATGTGTTGCTCTGGTTCGTGAACTTGTAGAACATCACAGGGCTTTATGTATCATGGGAAACCATGAGTACAATGCTATTCTCAAACGTCTTAATCTGAGACTGAAAAAAGATCTGTTTTCTCTTCCTTTCTGTGATTTTGTAAATACTGACAGGGATTTTTACTACGACTCTATTGAGTGGATGAAGACTCTCCCGCTGTGGCTTGATCTCCCTTCTTTAGGTGTGGTTCATGCCTGCTGGAATTCCCGCCTGATGAGAATCCTTGCTTCCTACCTCGACTCAGAGCATCGGATTAAGGATGATTCCTTTTTCGCAGCATCTTCTAAGAATGCCTCCGGCTGTACTGTCACTAAAATAGCCGATGCTGCTGAAATAATTCTCAAAGGCACGGAACTGACTCTGCCTGAGGGGGAGTACTTTGTGGATAAGGATGGTAAATCCCGCAAGGAAATCAGATATAAATGGTGGCAGAGTGTAACCGAGGAGACCCGTTACTGCGATATTGCCCTGAGTGTTGGCGATGCAGTAATTACCGATAAAAAACTGGGGCAGATTAAAGGCTGGATCGGCAAGGAGCCTCCAAAGCTTATTGTTGTAGGTCATTACTGGCTACGCAGCCGTTCCCCGGACAATGTTACTCTTGAGGATGCAGCTTTTTCCGATAAGGTCTTCTGCAGTGATTTCTCCTGCGTGAAAAGCGGCAGACTTGCAGCCATCAGAGTTGATCTTGCCTGCGATGCCAGCGTTGAGAAAGTGTGGGTGGAAAGTGTTGCTTCAAGGAGTTAA
- a CDS encoding YczE/YyaS/YitT family protein, whose product MQESFKKHLARVFILLVGLTIAHLGVTLFLIADLGADPFNVLIQGLFRLEQRVFNLDFVTHGRIHMMVSFLIIIVLLLTDKSYVRIGTLICMFLGGPIIDVFNFLLNPILVPILNMPVRLVLNVLGCGILAYGMTIVIKSEAGTGPNDLVAVVLSDKTHKKFAPVRVGVDLLFALSGFLLGGTVGIGTLICAFVVGPVAGYFLPHNERIIKNLIKNL is encoded by the coding sequence ATGCAGGAATCATTTAAAAAACATCTGGCAAGAGTCTTTATTCTTCTGGTGGGTCTGACCATTGCCCATCTTGGTGTGACTTTATTCTTAATCGCCGATCTGGGAGCAGACCCTTTTAATGTTCTTATCCAGGGCCTTTTCAGACTCGAACAGCGTGTTTTTAATCTGGATTTTGTAACCCATGGCAGAATCCATATGATGGTCAGTTTTCTCATCATCATTGTTCTACTCCTGACAGATAAATCCTATGTAAGAATCGGCACTCTCATCTGCATGTTTCTGGGCGGACCAATCATTGATGTCTTTAATTTTCTCTTAAATCCTATTCTTGTGCCAATACTGAATATGCCTGTAAGACTTGTTCTCAATGTTTTAGGCTGCGGAATTCTTGCCTATGGAATGACCATAGTCATCAAATCTGAGGCCGGTACTGGTCCGAATGATCTTGTGGCTGTTGTTTTAAGTGACAAAACGCATAAGAAGTTTGCTCCTGTAAGAGTAGGTGTTGATCTCCTGTTTGCCTTAAGTGGCTTTCTTTTAGGCGGTACTGTCGGTATCGGTACTCTTATATGTGCCTTTGTTGTAGGTCCTGTTGCTGGCTATTTCCTGCCACATAACGAGAGAATCATTAAGAATCTGATTAAAAATCTCTGA
- a CDS encoding nucleotidyltransferase domain-containing protein: protein MTVSKKILNSPEYDFLKNNEHLGDNIILLGLTGSHGYGTANENSDVDLRGIALPSKRDLLGFGDFEQFTEVETDTVVYSLKRIVQMLQRCNPNTIELLGLKPEHYFILKPQGKALLDNRRMFLSKRAINAFGDYANDQLRRLQNALARDHLSQSDKEDHIFNSLQKSLRNLKDKYASFDNGSIVLSKGQAINPELDSEIFIDVNLEHYPIRDYKNILSELEFVVRNYDKLQHRNRKKDDLHLNKHSMHLVRLFLMGIDLLEKEEIITCMEQDHDLLIQIRNGYFQNEDGSYKNEFFDLVNDLEKRFRYAAEHTSLPDEPDRNRIEEFVIALNEEVVLHGKQ from the coding sequence TTGACTGTATCTAAAAAGATTCTAAATTCACCGGAATATGACTTTCTGAAAAACAATGAGCATTTAGGCGATAACATCATTCTGCTCGGTCTTACCGGCAGTCATGGCTATGGTACAGCCAATGAAAACAGTGATGTTGATCTTCGTGGAATTGCGCTTCCATCTAAAAGAGATTTACTTGGCTTTGGTGATTTTGAACAGTTTACGGAAGTTGAGACTGATACCGTTGTATACAGTCTAAAAAGGATTGTTCAGATGTTACAGCGCTGCAATCCTAACACTATAGAACTTCTGGGCCTGAAGCCTGAGCATTACTTTATTCTAAAGCCTCAGGGAAAGGCTCTTCTTGATAATCGCAGAATGTTTCTATCCAAAAGAGCGATAAATGCCTTTGGAGACTATGCAAATGATCAGCTAAGACGCCTGCAGAATGCCCTAGCACGAGACCACCTCTCTCAGAGTGATAAAGAAGATCATATCTTCAACTCCCTGCAGAAGAGTTTAAGAAATCTTAAAGATAAATATGCCAGCTTTGATAACGGCAGCATTGTGTTGAGCAAAGGTCAGGCAATCAATCCTGAACTGGATTCTGAAATCTTTATTGATGTTAATCTTGAGCACTACCCAATAAGAGATTACAAGAATATTCTCTCAGAGCTTGAATTTGTTGTCAGAAACTATGACAAGCTGCAGCATCGAAACCGTAAGAAGGATGATCTGCATCTGAACAAGCATTCGATGCATCTGGTAAGACTTTTCCTGATGGGAATAGATTTACTTGAGAAAGAGGAAATCATTACCTGCATGGAGCAGGACCACGATCTTCTGATTCAGATTAGAAATGGTTATTTCCAGAACGAAGACGGCTCCTATAAAAATGAATTCTTCGATCTTGTAAACGACCTAGAGAAGAGATTCCGCTATGCGGCAGAACATACATCTCTTCCTGATGAACCTGACAGAAACAGGATTGAAGAATTCGTAATCGCTTTAAATGAGGAGGTTGTTCTCCATGGAAAACAATAA
- a CDS encoding nucleotidyltransferase domain-containing protein: MENNNSALEEIQAHLAEIEHKHDIRIIFAIESGSRAWGFASPDSDYDVRYIYVKHPEAYFNLGKSEDSFEYYPAPEMDMVGWDLGKYLKLIYKSNSVAFEWANSPIVYRKTDEWEQIADLIEDYFNPKASIYHYYGEGAHIFKANENNSTISYKSYLYILRVILAARYIKRHSKVPPMPFGDLVEDNLPPEQKTSVTEILELKAKIKEKDQEKRYADLDAFISAELPGLKAYAESLTPGEQKDIAPLNKIFFSAVIKDFWGRK; this comes from the coding sequence ATGGAAAACAATAACTCAGCCCTTGAGGAGATTCAGGCGCATCTTGCAGAAATTGAACATAAGCATGACATCAGGATCATTTTCGCAATTGAATCCGGAAGTAGAGCCTGGGGCTTTGCATCGCCTGACAGTGATTATGATGTCCGTTATATATATGTAAAACATCCTGAGGCTTATTTTAACCTTGGCAAAAGTGAAGATTCCTTTGAGTATTATCCTGCTCCTGAAATGGATATGGTGGGATGGGACCTAGGTAAATACTTAAAGCTGATATATAAATCCAACAGTGTTGCCTTTGAATGGGCAAACTCTCCGATTGTATACAGAAAGACAGACGAGTGGGAACAGATAGCAGATCTTATTGAGGATTATTTTAATCCTAAGGCAAGTATCTACCATTACTATGGTGAAGGAGCACATATCTTCAAAGCAAATGAAAACAACAGCACCATAAGTTATAAAAGCTATCTGTATATATTACGAGTAATCCTTGCGGCAAGGTACATTAAAAGACACAGTAAGGTACCTCCAATGCCTTTTGGTGATCTTGTTGAAGATAATCTGCCTCCTGAGCAAAAAACATCTGTAACGGAGATATTAGAGCTTAAGGCTAAAATCAAAGAAAAAGATCAGGAGAAGCGGTATGCTGATCTGGATGCTTTTATCAGTGCAGAGCTTCCAGGATTAAAGGCTTATGCAGAGTCTTTAACTCCAGGAGAGCAAAAGGATATAGCTCCATTAAATAAGATCTTCTTCTCAGCTGTAATTAAGGATTTCTGGGGGCGTAAATGA
- a CDS encoding CPCC family cysteine-rich protein, with the protein MDNLKKFKSMMCPVCGKLYFTKHNDPNVENILGYKCHFCGWKYDLDQTEDPNLKNGNNEMSLNEYREWYQEQLKKDPDFDFTESNYQPKAHICPVCGKHVFTSESSFEICPFCGWEDDALMEDEPDKWDGCSNDICLNKFRERYQKELKKNPNYKFKKDGLPDQ; encoded by the coding sequence ATGGATAACCTAAAAAAATTCAAATCAATGATGTGCCCTGTATGTGGCAAACTTTATTTTACTAAGCATAATGATCCAAATGTAGAAAATATACTTGGCTATAAGTGTCATTTTTGTGGGTGGAAATATGATTTAGATCAGACAGAAGATCCAAACCTGAAAAATGGAAATAATGAAATGTCGTTAAATGAATATCGGGAGTGGTATCAAGAACAGCTAAAGAAAGATCCTGATTTTGATTTTACAGAATCCAATTACCAACCTAAAGCGCATATTTGCCCTGTATGCGGAAAACATGTATTCACTTCAGAATCTAGCTTTGAAATCTGTCCTTTCTGCGGATGGGAAGATGATGCATTAATGGAAGATGAACCTGATAAATGGGATGGATGTTCAAACGATATTTGCTTGAATAAATTTAGAGAGAGATATCAAAAAGAACTGAAAAAAAATCCCAATTACAAATTTAAAAAAGATGGACTTCCGGATCAATAA
- a CDS encoding DUF6678 family protein gives MNTIGQNLQEILLRNLNPQSGRSQPISAQQDDQCSIQFQLLWKNGIAFTVRGWPHFGWFYVEKDTQIVSPAYDYRSIDERTLSVMQHMIDEIEAGKHNHKKTLKDKIRETIQNRQLSSFMNTTKWRELIGAISEIKALPIKYKTIFENDCPQEFWTLDGDEFFLSMDKALIEWFKISCTIEKQEYLGQLLKPKMSVVSVRDEVESILRRFSINYVYDENDNSLVIYGYR, from the coding sequence TTGAATACTATTGGTCAGAATTTACAGGAAATTCTTCTAAGGAATCTCAATCCTCAAAGCGGACGGTCTCAACCTATATCAGCTCAACAGGATGATCAGTGCTCAATCCAGTTTCAGCTTCTATGGAAAAACGGTATTGCCTTTACTGTCAGAGGATGGCCTCATTTTGGCTGGTTTTATGTGGAAAAGGATACGCAGATTGTGTCTCCTGCGTATGATTACCGCAGCATAGATGAGAGAACCCTGTCTGTAATGCAGCATATGATAGATGAGATTGAGGCAGGAAAACACAACCACAAAAAGACTCTTAAGGATAAAATACGAGAGACCATCCAGAATCGACAGCTTTCCTCCTTCATGAACACAACCAAATGGAGAGAACTCATCGGAGCTATTTCAGAAATCAAAGCTCTGCCCATTAAGTACAAAACCATCTTCGAGAATGATTGTCCTCAGGAGTTCTGGACTTTAGATGGGGATGAATTTTTTCTCTCCATGGACAAGGCCTTAATAGAGTGGTTTAAAATCTCCTGTACAATCGAGAAACAGGAATACCTAGGACAGCTATTAAAGCCAAAGATGAGCGTTGTCAGTGTCAGAGATGAGGTTGAATCGATTCTTAGGCGATTCTCAATTAACTATGTGTATGATGAAAATGACAATTCTCTAGTGATTTACGGTTATAGGTGA
- a CDS encoding DUF7230 family protein: protein MSKKKIKQRNFVQMHVQDFCVPKVFEDRKVKAKKGYLKHKKNFALSEQEFNLPLAA from the coding sequence ATGTCTAAAAAGAAAATCAAACAGAGGAATTTCGTGCAGATGCATGTGCAGGATTTCTGCGTACCAAAGGTCTTTGAAGATCGTAAGGTAAAGGCTAAAAAAGGATATCTGAAGCATAAGAAGAACTTTGCTCTGAGTGAGCAGGAATTTAATTTACCTCTGGCAGCTTAG
- a CDS encoding thiamine diphosphokinase → MEQNGSNIPVILANGDFPTHRIPLGILKNADYLVCTDGSLNALLRFKKEHLSDLSIVELEPSAVVGDGDSLSDELKEKYSHIYVEYAEQDYNDLTKATRFCIEKGYSEINYLGISGKRDDHAMANVSLLVWYLKNFKLKVKAYTDHGVFIPCCGDCTFNAQKGTQVSIFNFGAKGLKSTNLKWDIYDFDELWQGTLNEVTSDSFSIKAEGYYLVFLNY, encoded by the coding sequence ATGGAACAGAATGGCAGTAACATTCCGGTAATTCTGGCAAACGGTGATTTTCCAACCCACAGAATTCCTCTGGGCATTCTAAAGAATGCCGACTATCTGGTCTGTACCGATGGCTCCTTAAATGCGCTGTTAAGATTTAAAAAGGAGCATTTATCCGATCTCAGCATTGTGGAACTTGAACCTTCTGCTGTGGTTGGGGACGGAGACTCTCTGTCAGATGAGCTGAAGGAAAAGTATTCTCATATCTATGTCGAATACGCAGAGCAGGATTACAACGACCTCACCAAAGCTACACGTTTCTGTATAGAAAAGGGCTACTCTGAGATTAACTATCTTGGAATCAGCGGCAAGCGTGATGATCATGCCATGGCCAATGTCTCTCTTTTAGTCTGGTATCTTAAGAACTTTAAGCTTAAGGTTAAGGCCTATACAGATCATGGGGTCTTTATTCCCTGCTGTGGTGACTGTACTTTCAATGCTCAGAAGGGAACTCAGGTAAGTATCTTTAATTTCGGAGCAAAAGGTCTTAAGAGTACAAATCTCAAATGGGATATCTACGATTTTGATGAGCTCTGGCAAGGTACCTTAAATGAGGTTACCTCTGATTCCTTCTCCATTAAGGCTGAAGGCTACTATCTGGTGTTTCTGAACTATTAG
- a CDS encoding arsenate reductase family protein encodes MIKVYCYERCTTCKKALKWLDDHGVVYESVDIKTEHPDEKTIRELHFKSGLPLKRFFNTSGLLYKSLELSKKLPSMPEDEQYRLLASDGMLVKRPLVVTPDSVLVGFKEPEWQVLLKK; translated from the coding sequence ATGATTAAGGTTTACTGCTATGAAAGATGTACCACCTGTAAAAAGGCTCTTAAATGGCTGGATGATCATGGCGTAGTCTATGAGTCTGTTGACATCAAGACAGAGCATCCTGATGAGAAGACTATCAGAGAGCTTCATTTTAAAAGCGGTCTGCCACTAAAACGCTTTTTTAATACCAGCGGCCTTCTGTACAAGTCTCTTGAGCTCTCTAAAAAACTACCCTCAATGCCTGAGGATGAACAGTACCGTCTGCTTGCTTCAGACGGTATGCTGGTAAAGCGTCCTCTGGTGGTAACTCCAGATTCTGTGCTGGTGGGCTTCAAAGAGCCTGAATGGCAGGTACTTCTGAAAAAATAG
- the pnuC gene encoding nicotinamide riboside transporter PnuC, whose amino-acid sequence MEFLTEHGLELFTTFLGLIYLYYEYKASIWLWLLGIIMPMIDIYLFATSGMYAYAFISFVFVLVAVYGVLNWKFGGKGHSERLITHMTFKKIVRYLLATAVIFGITYQVLVTFTDSEVPVMDSFTTAASFVGVFALAYKYVEQWLVWIVVDLISVILFIHQGLPFRAALYAFYVFVAIQGYRKWNRMAVTFR is encoded by the coding sequence ATGGAATTTCTAACAGAACACGGCCTGGAACTTTTTACTACCTTTTTAGGCCTGATTTATCTTTACTATGAGTACAAAGCCTCTATCTGGCTGTGGCTTTTAGGTATCATCATGCCGATGATTGATATTTACCTGTTTGCTACCAGCGGCATGTATGCCTATGCCTTCATTTCCTTTGTATTCGTGCTGGTTGCAGTTTACGGTGTACTAAACTGGAAGTTTGGAGGAAAGGGACATTCCGAGCGTCTTATTACTCATATGACGTTTAAAAAGATTGTCCGTTATCTTCTGGCGACAGCTGTTATTTTTGGAATTACTTATCAGGTACTTGTCACCTTTACCGACAGTGAGGTTCCTGTAATGGACAGCTTTACCACAGCTGCCTCCTTTGTCGGTGTATTTGCGCTGGCCTATAAATATGTGGAGCAGTGGCTCGTATGGATTGTTGTAGATCTTATTTCGGTGATTCTCTTTATCCATCAGGGCCTGCCTTTTAGAGCCGCACTTTATGCATTTTATGTATTTGTAGCAATTCAGGGATATCGTAAATGGAACAGAATGGCAGTAACATTCCGGTAA
- a CDS encoding NUDIX hydrolase: MTSRNNLTTLCYLEQNGCYLMLHRTKKEKDINKDKWIGIGGHLEEGESPEECLVREMREETGVTPVSPKLRGIITFVSDRYGTEYMFLYSAKAYQGEPSSDCPEGDLQWVEKDRISSLPLWEGDKIFLRLMSENHPFFSLKLSYQGDNLVYAALDGEELKP, encoded by the coding sequence ATGACCTCACGAAATAATCTCACCACTCTCTGCTATCTTGAACAGAACGGCTGCTATCTGATGCTGCATCGAACCAAAAAGGAAAAGGATATCAATAAGGACAAGTGGATCGGGATCGGTGGACATCTTGAAGAAGGAGAATCTCCTGAGGAATGTCTTGTCCGTGAGATGAGGGAGGAGACCGGTGTGACTCCGGTGTCTCCCAAGCTTCGTGGAATCATCACCTTTGTCTCTGACAGATACGGAACTGAGTATATGTTCCTGTATTCTGCCAAGGCTTATCAGGGGGAACCAAGCTCCGACTGTCCTGAAGGTGATCTTCAATGGGTTGAAAAGGATAGAATTTCCTCTCTGCCGCTGTGGGAAGGAGATAAGATTTTTTTACGACTCATGTCTGAAAATCACCCATTTTTCTCTCTGAAACTCTCATATCAGGGGGATAATCTTGTCTATGCGGCCTTAGACGGAGAGGAGCTTAAGCCTTAA
- a CDS encoding acyltransferase family protein, protein MRKYSERGFKNLEFLRFLLIWAVVGVHIAYLNLSGAEQFSWLVKWTSGWQAVEMFFLMSGFFLFYKVRTEETVLHFALRKWLRLAPFIIALTIVGYIAAGFDIMQYPLSVNIFNALLLLDWNTHHFGPDATILYVAWFANALFFVSVIYFCIFKALDHNKAILTIGTISFICFYMYSRHVFIVVPFIFPMVRGFAYIGFGILLCEVWKSYTADRKPETQTSVHLGVSALEAVLLLTIVISLFGGSTGIPTPEGLTVPPDQIATLTAQTWFPELTRWALDGVWLQICFVALFWLFLCNRGIISRGLNNPLSVTLGKYSYAIFLVHTIVIRALRDYVNLPDLKWSYENPVLLISLVCMGILAAAVAAHHLLEQPLTRWANSKL, encoded by the coding sequence ATGAGAAAATACAGTGAAAGAGGCTTTAAAAACCTCGAATTTTTACGCTTTCTTTTAATCTGGGCCGTAGTAGGTGTACATATCGCCTACCTGAACCTGTCAGGGGCCGAGCAGTTCTCCTGGCTTGTAAAATGGACCTCCGGCTGGCAGGCTGTGGAGATGTTCTTCCTGATGTCAGGCTTTTTCCTGTTCTACAAGGTAAGAACAGAGGAGACCGTGCTTCACTTTGCATTAAGAAAGTGGCTACGTCTTGCTCCTTTCATTATTGCCCTGACCATAGTGGGGTATATAGCTGCAGGCTTTGATATCATGCAGTACCCACTGTCCGTCAACATATTCAATGCTCTGCTGCTTTTAGACTGGAATACCCATCACTTCGGTCCTGATGCAACCATCCTGTATGTGGCCTGGTTTGCCAATGCCCTGTTCTTTGTATCTGTAATTTATTTCTGTATTTTCAAAGCATTAGATCATAATAAGGCTATTTTGACAATTGGTACCATTAGCTTTATCTGCTTCTACATGTACTCAAGACATGTATTTATCGTCGTGCCGTTCATCTTCCCTATGGTAAGAGGTTTTGCCTACATCGGTTTCGGCATCCTGCTCTGTGAGGTATGGAAATCATATACCGCAGACAGAAAGCCAGAAACACAGACCAGTGTACATCTCGGGGTTAGTGCTCTTGAGGCGGTTCTGCTTTTAACTATCGTTATCAGTCTTTTCGGCGGTTCAACCGGTATTCCTACTCCAGAGGGACTTACTGTACCACCAGATCAGATTGCAACTCTAACAGCTCAGACCTGGTTCCCTGAGCTTACCCGCTGGGCCCTGGATGGTGTATGGCTTCAGATCTGCTTTGTTGCCCTGTTCTGGCTGTTCCTGTGCAACCGCGGTATTATCTCAAGAGGTCTGAACAATCCTCTGTCAGTAACCTTAGGCAAATACTCATACGCTATCTTCCTGGTTCACACCATTGTAATCAGAGCATTAAGAGACTATGTAAATCTGCCTGATCTCAAGTGGAGCTATGAAAATCCTGTACTGCTGATTTCACTTGTATGTATGGGTATTCTGGCTGCAGCTGTTGCAGCTCATCATCTGCTGGAGCAGCCTCTGACCAGATGGGCTAATTCAAAGCTTTAA
- a CDS encoding DUF4417 domain-containing protein, with protein sequence MFNNKTGPKPVEDVFGAYLSSDAELTPINQYPIIPQNFIYQGFPKKILPLDKALQALQSKKDLSDTFICTYEKDKLFNRIRRYPKNYVEMLKRTAGIIGFDISIHSDMPLWKQKAFIGENLELTYFFGKQGIPVIPNIRYGTDETIDDFFSAIPLHSTIAIVTYGFIKFKYQKAEWLDCLEKIFQKLKPERLVVYGSLKGKLFSKFSEMTQIQIYKAWFAQDREERRNGN encoded by the coding sequence ATGTTCAATAATAAAACAGGACCTAAACCTGTAGAAGATGTCTTTGGCGCATACCTATCATCAGACGCTGAGCTAACTCCTATAAACCAATATCCAATAATCCCGCAAAATTTCATATATCAAGGCTTTCCAAAGAAAATTCTTCCTCTTGATAAAGCTCTTCAAGCACTACAGTCAAAAAAAGATCTTTCAGATACATTCATTTGTACCTATGAGAAAGATAAACTTTTTAATCGCATTAGGAGATACCCAAAAAATTATGTCGAAATGTTAAAAAGAACTGCAGGAATAATTGGTTTTGATATCAGTATTCACTCAGATATGCCATTATGGAAACAAAAAGCATTTATTGGAGAGAATCTAGAATTAACATATTTCTTCGGTAAACAGGGGATACCTGTTATTCCAAACATTAGATATGGTACAGATGAGACAATTGATGATTTCTTTAGTGCAATTCCACTTCACTCAACCATTGCTATTGTAACATACGGTTTCATTAAATTTAAATATCAGAAAGCAGAATGGCTAGATTGTCTGGAAAAGATTTTTCAAAAGTTAAAACCTGAAAGATTAGTCGTTTATGGTTCCCTGAAAGGAAAGCTTTTTAGCAAATTCTCAGAGATGACTCAAATTCAGATCTATAAAGCTTGGTTTGCTCAAGATAGGGAGGAGAGAAGAAATGGCAACTAA